In Vibrio sp. JC009, a single window of DNA contains:
- a CDS encoding carbohydrate ABC transporter permease yields MNTKFTLARAFIYVVLIFFCLVYMMPLFVMITTSFKSLPDIKAGNLLSLPSEWVFDAWAKAWSSACTGVKCEGVNGYFWNSFQMVIPAVAISTLLGAFNGYIISKWQFRGSNFFFSAMLFGCFIPFQVILLPMASTLGKLGLANTTAGLVAVHVIYGLAFTTLFFRNFYVGIPDELVKAAKLDGAGFFTIFFKIMLPLSTPIIMVTVIWQFTSIWNDFLFGVVYSGSETQPITVALNNLVNTSTGVKEYNVDMAAAIIAALPTLVVYVLAGKYFVRGLTAGSVKG; encoded by the coding sequence ATGAATACCAAGTTTACCCTGGCGAGAGCCTTTATCTATGTGGTGCTTATCTTCTTCTGCCTTGTCTATATGATGCCGCTGTTTGTGATGATCACCACCTCATTTAAATCCCTGCCGGACATTAAAGCGGGTAACCTGTTATCACTTCCCTCCGAGTGGGTATTTGATGCCTGGGCGAAAGCCTGGTCATCGGCCTGTACCGGTGTGAAATGTGAAGGGGTTAACGGCTACTTCTGGAACTCATTCCAGATGGTAATTCCTGCAGTGGCTATATCCACCCTGCTTGGTGCCTTTAACGGCTATATCATCAGCAAGTGGCAGTTCAGAGGTTCGAACTTCTTCTTCAGTGCCATGCTGTTTGGCTGCTTTATTCCGTTCCAGGTGATTCTTCTGCCGATGGCATCCACCCTTGGCAAGCTTGGTCTGGCCAACACCACTGCCGGACTGGTTGCGGTACACGTTATCTACGGGCTGGCATTTACTACGCTGTTTTTCAGAAACTTTTATGTGGGCATCCCCGATGAACTGGTAAAAGCCGCAAAGCTGGACGGCGCAGGCTTCTTTACTATTTTCTTTAAGATTATGCTGCCTCTGTCAACACCAATCATTATGGTCACCGTGATCTGGCAGTTCACTTCCATCTGGAACGACTTCCTGTTCGGAGTGGTCTATTCCGGCTCTGAAACGCAGCCAATTACGGTAGCGCTGAACAATCTGGTCAACACCAGTACCGGCGTGAAGGAATACAACGTTGATATGGCAGCCGCCATCATTGCGGCACTGCCGACTCTGGTGGTTTATGTGCTGGCAGGGAAATACTTCGTTCGTGGTTTAACCGCGGGATCAGTAAAAGGATAA
- a CDS encoding sugar ABC transporter permease yields the protein MERALNSPNIKSAPQRSFGDRLQHWLPKIVLAPTMVVVLVCIYGYIIWTAFLSLTNSRFLPSYKFVGTIQYEKLMDNDRWITSIVNLGIFGLLFMLLAIVLGVSLAILLDQNIRQEGAIRTIYLYPMALSFIVTGTAWKWILNPGLGIEKLMHDWGYADFKFDWLVNSEMAVYTLVIAAVWQSSGFVMAMFLAGLRGIDNSIIRAAQIDGANLPTIYLRIILPCLRPVFFSAVIITSHIAIKSFDLVTALTAGGPGYASDLPALFMYAHSFTRGQIGLGAASAMMMLAGILAILVPYLYSELREKKS from the coding sequence ATGGAGCGTGCTTTGAATTCTCCAAATATAAAATCAGCACCTCAGCGAAGCTTTGGTGACCGACTTCAGCACTGGCTGCCCAAAATCGTTCTGGCCCCGACCATGGTTGTGGTGCTGGTCTGTATCTACGGATACATCATATGGACAGCCTTTCTTTCACTGACCAACTCCCGTTTCCTTCCCAGCTATAAGTTTGTCGGTACGATTCAGTATGAAAAGCTGATGGATAATGACCGCTGGATAACATCTATCGTCAACCTCGGCATATTCGGCCTGCTGTTTATGCTGCTTGCCATTGTTCTTGGCGTCAGCTTAGCCATCTTGCTGGATCAGAACATCAGGCAGGAAGGCGCAATCAGAACCATTTACCTCTACCCTATGGCGCTCTCTTTTATCGTTACCGGTACTGCGTGGAAATGGATTCTTAACCCAGGCCTGGGCATCGAGAAGCTGATGCATGACTGGGGGTATGCCGACTTTAAATTTGACTGGCTGGTTAACTCGGAAATGGCGGTGTATACCTTAGTCATTGCCGCTGTCTGGCAGTCGTCGGGCTTTGTAATGGCCATGTTCCTTGCCGGACTGCGTGGCATAGATAACTCCATTATCCGCGCTGCACAGATCGATGGCGCAAACCTGCCAACCATCTATCTCAGAATTATTCTGCCCTGCCTGAGACCGGTGTTTTTCAGTGCGGTAATTATCACCTCTCATATCGCAATCAAGAGCTTTGACCTGGTGACCGCATTAACCGCCGGTGGGCCTGGCTATGCATCCGACCTGCCTGCGCTCTTTATGTACGCTCACTCATTTACCCGTGGACAAATCGGTCTTGGTGCAGCCAGTGCAATGATGATGCTGGCCGGTATTCTGGCAATTCTGGTGCCTTATCTCTATTCAGAACTCAGGGAGAAGAAATCATGA
- a CDS encoding ABC transporter substrate-binding protein yields MNIKKSLLALSLISAAPFATAGEVEVLHWWTSGGEAKSVAALKDMLEAQGHSWKDFAVAGGSGTSAMTVLKTRAVSGNPPAAAQIKGHDIQEWADLGFLANLDDVAKKNMWDEKVPSLVTDIMKYDGNYVAVPVNVHRVNWLWANRDVFQKVGVKVPTTIDEFFMVADKLKAAGIIPLAHGGQAWQDATVFEAVALDVLGTEGYRKAFVDLDMDTLGGAKMAEAFRIFKKMHNYIDKNSPGRDWNIATSMVIKGEAAMQIMGDWAKGEFTAAGKVAGKDYLCVPAPGTSGQFTHNVDSFAFFQLQDGENQKAQKALAATILTPEFQEVFNLNKGSIPVRLDSDMSKFDSCAVDSMDAFKATAKSGDLVPSMAHGMSTTSYAQGAMYDVITNFFNDPNADPKQAAKKLAKAVKAAM; encoded by the coding sequence ATGAATATAAAAAAATCTCTGTTAGCTCTTTCCCTAATCTCTGCAGCCCCTTTTGCAACAGCTGGTGAAGTTGAAGTACTTCACTGGTGGACTTCCGGCGGTGAAGCTAAGTCCGTTGCAGCACTAAAAGACATGCTTGAAGCACAGGGCCATAGCTGGAAAGATTTTGCTGTAGCAGGTGGTTCAGGTACCAGTGCAATGACGGTACTAAAAACACGAGCAGTATCAGGAAACCCTCCAGCGGCTGCGCAGATCAAAGGCCATGATATCCAGGAGTGGGCTGACTTAGGCTTCCTGGCAAACCTGGATGATGTTGCCAAAAAGAATATGTGGGATGAAAAAGTACCTTCTCTGGTGACAGACATCATGAAATATGACGGTAACTACGTAGCCGTTCCTGTGAATGTGCACAGAGTAAACTGGCTGTGGGCTAACCGCGATGTATTCCAGAAAGTTGGCGTGAAAGTTCCGACCACAATCGATGAATTCTTTATGGTTGCCGACAAGCTAAAAGCGGCCGGTATTATTCCTTTAGCTCACGGTGGTCAAGCATGGCAGGATGCCACTGTATTTGAAGCTGTAGCGCTGGATGTTCTGGGTACTGAAGGTTATAGAAAAGCATTTGTTGACCTGGATATGGATACGCTGGGCGGCGCTAAAATGGCTGAAGCCTTCCGCATCTTTAAGAAAATGCACAACTACATAGATAAAAACTCTCCAGGACGTGACTGGAATATCGCCACTTCCATGGTTATCAAGGGTGAGGCGGCCATGCAAATCATGGGCGACTGGGCCAAAGGTGAATTCACTGCTGCCGGTAAAGTTGCAGGTAAGGACTACCTCTGTGTTCCTGCTCCGGGCACATCCGGCCAGTTCACTCATAACGTGGACAGCTTTGCCTTCTTCCAGTTACAGGACGGCGAAAACCAGAAAGCACAGAAAGCACTGGCTGCAACTATCCTGACTCCTGAGTTCCAGGAAGTGTTTAACCTGAACAAAGGTTCGATTCCTGTACGCCTGGATTCAGATATGTCTAAGTTCGACAGCTGTGCAGTGGACTCTATGGATGCATTTAAAGCAACCGCTAAGAGCGGCGATCTTGTACCAAGTATGGCTCACGGTATGTCTACCACTAGCTATGCTCAGGGCGCAATGTACGACGTGATTACCAACTTCTTTAATGATCCAAATGCCGATCCAAAACAAGCAGCCAAAAAACTGGCAAAAGCTGTAAAAGCAGCAATGTAA
- a CDS encoding ATP-binding protein, giving the protein MKRLFSPRSLVARTLWLILITVVLAQGIATGIWYSQTKQKEIEGIASTSASMAGMFASTVHFFQSLPIEYRHIILDQVRDMGGTRFFVSFNKQRLDIDPVKDSDLEQVAISSIQEVLNKKLTNVGTIAVEFSKPDRLRVLKNDIYLSDLPRSWAHYTLTLEPLNPPILVVQIELTPDEWIYIAALLPHPYVMLDDTILSTDQIIFLFLTTSILLVLTFMLIRRQVRPLKNLANAANKMSMDEKQPELEEEGASEIVRATRAFNRMQKRILRYVSDRETLFSAISHDLKTPITRLRLRTELLEDDDEREKFSTDLDDLEIMVKGALQAVKDTDIHENNMIIDIKSLLRNIAESYNQQTQRVLIPDIKIKPIIAKPLAIKRVLTNLIDNGVKYGYRVVVVPKETEKGLLLLIEDQGQGIPEDKLEAVFEPYFRLSKDKEGHGLGLGICRNILHAHGGDLILRNSEVGGLCAEVLIPRNLTA; this is encoded by the coding sequence ATGAAACGCCTGTTTTCACCCCGTTCACTGGTTGCCCGTACTCTCTGGCTGATACTGATCACCGTGGTTTTAGCACAGGGCATTGCCACGGGTATCTGGTACAGTCAGACAAAGCAGAAAGAGATAGAAGGCATCGCTTCTACCTCTGCCAGCATGGCGGGTATGTTTGCCTCTACAGTTCACTTTTTTCAGTCTCTGCCCATTGAGTACCGGCATATTATTCTTGATCAGGTGAGAGATATGGGAGGCACGCGTTTCTTTGTCTCCTTCAATAAACAACGTCTGGATATTGACCCTGTCAAGGATAGCGATCTGGAGCAGGTCGCCATCTCATCAATTCAGGAAGTTCTTAATAAAAAGCTGACTAATGTGGGCACCATTGCCGTAGAGTTTTCCAAACCTGACCGACTCAGGGTGTTAAAAAACGATATCTACCTTAGTGACTTACCCAGGTCATGGGCTCACTATACACTGACGCTGGAACCTCTGAATCCGCCGATACTGGTGGTTCAAATTGAATTAACCCCCGATGAGTGGATCTATATCGCGGCGCTACTGCCCCATCCTTACGTTATGCTGGATGACACCATATTAAGTACCGACCAGATTATCTTCCTGTTCCTCACTACATCCATTTTATTGGTTCTGACTTTTATGCTGATTCGCCGCCAGGTCCGGCCTCTGAAAAACCTTGCCAATGCAGCAAACAAGATGAGTATGGATGAAAAGCAGCCGGAACTTGAAGAGGAAGGCGCTTCAGAGATTGTCCGGGCCACCCGCGCATTTAACCGGATGCAAAAGCGCATTTTAAGATATGTCTCGGACAGGGAAACCCTGTTTTCTGCTATCTCCCACGATTTAAAAACGCCGATTACACGGCTTCGCCTGCGTACAGAACTGCTGGAAGATGATGATGAGCGGGAGAAATTCTCCACCGACTTAGATGACCTTGAAATCATGGTAAAAGGCGCACTGCAGGCCGTAAAAGATACTGATATTCATGAAAACAATATGATTATCGATATCAAGTCTCTGCTAAGAAACATTGCCGAATCCTATAATCAACAGACACAACGGGTACTTATCCCGGATATTAAGATCAAGCCCATCATAGCAAAGCCGCTCGCCATTAAACGTGTGCTGACCAATTTAATCGATAATGGCGTGAAATATGGTTACCGGGTTGTTGTTGTGCCAAAGGAGACAGAAAAAGGACTGCTGCTGCTTATTGAAGATCAGGGCCAAGGCATCCCCGAAGACAAGCTTGAAGCCGTATTTGAGCCCTACTTTCGCCTGAGTAAAGACAAAGAAGGCCATGGTTTGGGGCTGGGGATCTGCCGCAATATTCTGCATGCACACGGCGGAGATCTCATTTTAAGAAACTCTGAAGTTGGCGGTCTGTGCGCTGAAGTCCTTATTCCACGTAACCTCACCGCATAA
- a CDS encoding response regulator, with protein sequence MKEQVHILVVDDDHEIRSLLDRYLSKVGFKVSVAEDGEAMEAHIRENGYPTLILLDIMLPGDDGFTLCQKTRKESDVPIIMLTAVSDVTDQIIGLEIGADDYIAKPFNPRQLVARIKAVLRRTHKEESSAGDSIPKSIRFGVWHLDTLAHALINLETNEQFELSGSDFSLLMLFLSRPNEILDRDTISCATRGREALPFERGIDVQLSRLRQRLGDNGKYPQYIKTMRGNGYIFTAEVSFEH encoded by the coding sequence ATGAAAGAGCAGGTGCATATCCTCGTTGTGGACGATGACCATGAAATTCGGTCTCTTTTGGATAGATACCTGTCTAAAGTCGGATTTAAGGTTTCGGTCGCAGAAGATGGCGAAGCGATGGAAGCGCACATCCGTGAAAACGGATACCCTACCCTGATCCTGCTCGATATTATGCTGCCCGGCGATGATGGCTTTACCCTTTGCCAGAAAACCCGCAAAGAGTCAGATGTGCCAATCATAATGCTCACCGCAGTTTCCGATGTCACCGACCAGATCATTGGCCTTGAAATCGGTGCCGATGATTATATCGCTAAACCTTTTAATCCACGCCAGTTGGTCGCAAGAATCAAAGCCGTTCTGAGAAGAACACATAAAGAAGAGAGCTCCGCAGGCGACAGCATTCCTAAATCCATCCGCTTTGGTGTCTGGCATCTGGATACGCTTGCCCACGCCCTGATTAACCTTGAGACCAACGAGCAGTTTGAACTGTCGGGCAGTGACTTTTCCCTCCTAATGCTGTTTCTGTCCCGCCCTAACGAAATACTGGACAGGGATACCATTTCCTGCGCCACAAGAGGACGGGAAGCCTTACCTTTTGAACGTGGCATCGACGTTCAGTTAAGCCGCCTCAGACAAAGACTGGGCGACAACGGTAAATATCCGCAATACATAAAAACCATGCGTGGTAATGGCTATATCTTTACCGCGGAAGTGAGTTTCGAGCACTAA
- a CDS encoding cold-shock protein, producing MSKTTGTVKWFNETKGFGFISQDDGGADVFVHFRSIAGDGFKTLAEGQKVSFEVEQGQKGPQAANVTPL from the coding sequence ATGTCTAAAACAACTGGTACAGTAAAGTGGTTCAACGAAACTAAAGGTTTTGGCTTCATTTCTCAAGATGACGGCGGCGCTGACGTATTCGTACACTTCCGCTCTATCGCTGGTGACGGTTTCAAAACTCTTGCTGAAGGTCAAAAGGTTTCTTTTGAAGTTGAGCAAGGTCAAAAAGGTCCACAAGCTGCTAACGTAACTCCGTTATAA
- the manA gene encoding mannose-6-phosphate isomerase, class I, with the protein MTQAANQYFFPMQNVIQDYAWGSRTSINEIFGIDNPENKPQAEIWMGAHPNGCSKIKENGETQLLSDFINLDKSGILTVETDTQFGELPYLFKVLAAASALSIQVHPSKEQAEIGFEKEEQAGIARNAANRNYKDPNHKPELVYALTEYQAMNGFRMFPEILELFKKVKVSVIAELVAAYEASTNAEGLEAFFSAILSLEGEQKEKAVAELMEFAQANKEDELFALILELAGLYPGDIGLFMPLMLNVLTLQPGEAMFLYACTPHAYLKGTGLEIMANSDNVLRAGLTPKYIDVEELVDCTIFQEKPQSELLTAPEIRDGGQYYPIPVDDFNFAVFMSADDLTLRTESAEILLAMDSDLTLTHNSGETVTIKKGESVFVPAYAGKFNITSEGRVARAFN; encoded by the coding sequence ATGACTCAGGCTGCTAACCAATACTTCTTCCCAATGCAGAATGTTATTCAGGACTACGCATGGGGAAGCCGTACTTCTATCAACGAAATCTTTGGCATCGACAACCCGGAAAACAAGCCTCAGGCTGAAATCTGGATGGGTGCTCACCCGAACGGCTGCTCAAAAATCAAAGAAAACGGTGAAACTCAACTGCTTTCTGATTTCATCAACCTTGATAAGTCCGGCATCCTGACTGTTGAGACAGACACTCAGTTTGGTGAACTTCCATACCTTTTCAAAGTACTGGCGGCGGCAAGCGCTCTGTCTATCCAGGTTCATCCAAGCAAAGAGCAGGCTGAAATCGGCTTTGAGAAAGAAGAGCAGGCTGGCATTGCACGTAACGCTGCAAACCGTAATTACAAAGATCCAAACCACAAGCCTGAGCTTGTATACGCACTGACTGAATATCAGGCGATGAACGGTTTCCGTATGTTCCCTGAAATTCTGGAACTATTTAAGAAAGTAAAGGTTTCTGTTATTGCTGAACTTGTGGCGGCTTATGAAGCTTCTACCAACGCAGAAGGTCTTGAAGCATTTTTCTCTGCCATTCTTTCACTTGAAGGCGAGCAGAAAGAAAAAGCGGTTGCAGAGCTAATGGAATTTGCACAGGCAAATAAAGAAGATGAGCTGTTTGCTCTGATCCTTGAACTTGCTGGTCTTTACCCTGGCGATATCGGTCTGTTTATGCCTCTGATGCTGAACGTACTGACTCTTCAGCCTGGCGAAGCCATGTTCCTGTACGCATGTACTCCACACGCCTACCTGAAAGGTACTGGTCTTGAGATCATGGCAAACTCAGACAACGTTCTGCGCGCTGGTCTTACTCCTAAGTACATCGATGTGGAAGAACTGGTGGACTGCACCATCTTCCAGGAGAAGCCTCAGAGCGAACTGCTGACTGCACCTGAAATTCGTGACGGCGGCCAGTACTACCCAATCCCGGTTGATGATTTCAACTTCGCTGTATTTATGTCTGCAGATGATCTGACGCTTCGCACTGAAAGTGCTGAAATCCTGCTTGCTATGGACTCAGACCTGACACTGACTCACAACAGCGGTGAAACGGTAACCATTAAGAAAGGTGAATCGGTATTTGTTCCGGCTTACGCAGGCAAATTCAACATCACATCTGAAGGCCGTGTCGCGCGCGCATTCAACTAA